A single genomic interval of Streptomyces showdoensis harbors:
- a CDS encoding helix-turn-helix domain-containing protein, with amino-acid sequence MSRNNPPQHGERRCYLRGCRRPECVEANKRYCKLSDLRRHREGPSRVDATPAANHLRRLIEEEGWTQADIATCTGIKAGTIGGLAAGRYRTCSPKNAEIILAFDPEFDAERPGYWTSNLGSMRRLRALAVLGHPLYVVAEDAQIGYATARHICAQISRVTSKDFAARITAVYERRRHQMGSSPVTLGIARAAGWWGPDAWRDIDDPLCTPNEDRNELGAYRRAEIAHLASFNVPEHEIADRLGMARAYVHDLIRDMGKAA; translated from the coding sequence GTGAGCCGAAACAACCCGCCGCAGCACGGAGAGCGCCGCTGCTACCTCCGCGGCTGCCGACGACCCGAGTGCGTTGAAGCCAACAAGCGCTACTGCAAGCTGTCCGACCTCAGGCGCCACCGCGAAGGGCCCAGCCGCGTCGACGCCACGCCCGCCGCAAACCACCTCCGACGCCTCATCGAGGAAGAGGGGTGGACGCAGGCCGACATCGCTACCTGCACTGGCATCAAGGCTGGCACCATCGGCGGACTTGCCGCTGGCCGCTACAGGACTTGCTCACCCAAGAATGCCGAGATCATCCTCGCGTTCGACCCAGAATTCGATGCCGAACGGCCTGGCTACTGGACGAGCAACCTCGGCTCGATGCGCAGGCTGCGGGCTCTGGCAGTTCTCGGCCACCCCCTCTACGTGGTCGCTGAGGATGCGCAGATCGGCTATGCCACAGCCCGCCACATATGCGCCCAGATCAGCCGCGTCACCAGCAAGGACTTCGCCGCGCGAATCACTGCCGTCTACGAACGGCGACGCCACCAGATGGGCTCATCGCCTGTAACGCTCGGAATAGCGCGGGCCGCTGGCTGGTGGGGCCCTGATGCCTGGCGCGACATAGACGATCCCCTGTGCACCCCTAACGAGGACCGCAACGAGCTCGGGGCCTACCGCCGTGCGGAGATCGCCCACCTTGCCTCGTTCAACGTCCCCGAACACGAGATCGCCGACCGCCTCGGCATGGCCCGCGCCTACGTCCACGACCTCATCCGCGACATGGGAAAGGCCGCCTGA
- a CDS encoding recombinase RecT — MTSDARNAVARRAANVGQVEQAGEQPKPTMAQQIERMKPEIARALPKHMDADRIARIALTLIRKNPDLANCTTESFLGALMTCSQLGFEPGSPTQEAYIIPRKGQAEFQLGYQGMVTLFYQHPMASSVKVETVRENDYFEHEEGLEERLIHRPFADGPRGKAIAYYSVARLINGGRTFKVMYPAEIEERRQKLPSKNSPAWRDNYDEMAKKTVLRNHFKALPKSAELARALAHDGTVRTDWQPDAIDVPPEYLSEPQRPELEAGAQ; from the coding sequence GTGACCTCCGACGCCCGCAACGCCGTCGCCCGCCGAGCCGCCAACGTCGGCCAGGTCGAGCAGGCCGGCGAGCAGCCCAAGCCGACCATGGCGCAGCAGATCGAGCGGATGAAGCCCGAGATCGCCCGAGCCCTGCCCAAGCACATGGACGCCGACCGGATCGCCCGCATCGCCCTCACCCTTATCCGCAAGAACCCCGACCTGGCGAACTGCACCACCGAGTCGTTCCTCGGCGCACTCATGACCTGCTCGCAGCTCGGCTTCGAGCCCGGCTCGCCGACGCAGGAGGCCTACATCATCCCCCGCAAGGGCCAGGCCGAGTTCCAGCTGGGCTACCAGGGCATGGTGACGCTCTTCTACCAGCACCCGATGGCGTCCTCGGTGAAGGTCGAGACCGTCCGCGAAAACGACTACTTCGAGCACGAGGAAGGCCTCGAAGAGCGGCTCATCCACCGGCCATTCGCCGACGGCCCGCGGGGCAAGGCCATCGCCTACTACTCCGTCGCCCGGCTCATCAACGGCGGCCGCACCTTCAAGGTCATGTACCCCGCCGAGATCGAAGAGCGGCGCCAGAAGCTGCCGTCCAAGAACAGCCCGGCCTGGCGCGACAACTACGACGAGATGGCCAAGAAGACCGTCCTGCGCAACCACTTCAAGGCCCTGCCGAAGAGCGCCGAACTGGCCCGCGCCCTCGCCCACGACGGCACCGTCCGCACCGACTGGCAGCCGGACGCCATCGACGTCCCGCCCGAGTACCTCAGCGAACCCCAGCGCCCCGAGCTCGAAGCCGGCGCCCAGTAG
- a CDS encoding YqaJ viral recombinase family protein yields the protein MTLTYPSGAQIVLGPDAPADEWHAVRATGIGGSDIVAICGLNEYTSPLEIWLKKRGETVPRRHDPVLSEAAEMGHELEPFVASRFTKRTGLPAIDNPGTLRLPSRPHMLVNLDRATVENDEMGVLEIKTRSSYALKDWIDETPGEVQVQVQWQLALTGWNFGYSAASIGGQRTIVHRIERDQQMIDNLIAIGDEFWGWVQTGTRPPLDGSHATGQLLDHLHANPVEQIVVADPAEVEKWLKIRATAKEQAEAADIAITEAENHLKAIAGDATDVHIRGELAYSWRPRRGSIHWKEAALAADPDIDAEQYRGEPTRVLNVHLENL from the coding sequence GTGACGCTCACCTACCCTTCCGGCGCCCAGATCGTCCTCGGCCCCGACGCGCCGGCCGACGAGTGGCACGCGGTCCGCGCCACCGGCATCGGCGGCAGCGACATCGTCGCGATCTGCGGACTCAACGAGTACACGAGCCCGCTGGAGATCTGGCTGAAGAAGCGCGGCGAGACCGTGCCCCGCCGCCACGACCCGGTCCTGTCCGAGGCCGCCGAGATGGGCCACGAGCTCGAACCGTTCGTCGCCAGCCGCTTCACCAAGCGGACCGGCCTCCCCGCCATCGACAACCCCGGCACCCTGCGCCTGCCCAGCCGGCCGCACATGCTCGTCAATCTCGACCGCGCCACCGTCGAGAACGACGAGATGGGCGTCCTGGAAATCAAGACCCGCTCGTCCTACGCCCTCAAAGACTGGATCGACGAGACCCCCGGCGAAGTCCAGGTCCAGGTCCAGTGGCAGCTCGCCCTCACCGGCTGGAACTTCGGCTACTCCGCGGCATCCATCGGCGGCCAGCGCACCATCGTCCACCGCATCGAGCGCGACCAGCAAATGATCGACAACCTCATCGCCATCGGCGACGAGTTCTGGGGCTGGGTCCAGACCGGCACCCGCCCGCCCCTCGACGGCAGCCACGCCACCGGCCAGCTCCTCGACCACCTCCACGCCAACCCCGTCGAACAGATCGTCGTCGCTGACCCGGCCGAGGTCGAGAAGTGGCTGAAGATCCGCGCCACAGCCAAGGAACAGGCCGAAGCCGCCGACATCGCCATCACCGAGGCCGAGAACCACCTCAAGGCCATCGCAGGCGACGCCACCGACGTCCACATCCGCGGCGAACTCGCCTACTCGTGGCGGCCCCGCCGCGGCTCCATCCACTGGAAGGAAGCCGCCCTCGCCGCCGACCCCGACATCGACGCCGAGCAGTACCGCGGCGAACCCACCCGCGTCCTCAACGTGCACCTGGAGAACCTGTGA
- a CDS encoding phiSA1p31-related protein — MTTYLHDGAVFDLDGGFIDVVGVEWTWTGLYSDQGEPLLVGAGDPTPLPLPTVYHDHGPLIPLPKRLTSRLLRAAVSADFAASVGDGHTESYGDYALRTAGAGQ; from the coding sequence ATGACCACCTACCTCCACGACGGCGCGGTCTTCGACTTGGACGGCGGCTTCATCGACGTCGTCGGCGTCGAGTGGACGTGGACCGGCCTGTACTCCGATCAGGGTGAGCCGCTGCTCGTCGGCGCCGGGGACCCCACGCCCTTGCCGCTGCCGACGGTGTATCACGACCACGGACCGCTGATCCCGCTGCCGAAGCGCCTCACCAGCCGTCTCCTCCGGGCCGCGGTGTCCGCCGACTTCGCGGCGTCCGTCGGCGACGGCCACACCGAGTCCTATGGGGACTACGCACTCCGCACCGCGGGGGCCGGCCAGTGA
- a CDS encoding helix-turn-helix domain-containing protein, whose amino-acid sequence MTPDGPAIRQVRRAQNMSLRTLQNLTGYDRGYLSRMERGLIRKSADHRVRTIASALQVKPAAITQEE is encoded by the coding sequence GTGACGCCAGACGGACCCGCCATTCGGCAGGTACGCAGAGCTCAGAACATGAGCCTGCGCACCCTCCAGAACTTGACCGGATACGACCGCGGCTACCTCTCGCGCATGGAGCGAGGGCTCATCCGCAAGTCGGCGGACCACCGGGTCCGAACCATCGCAAGCGCGCTTCAGGTGAAGCCCGCCGCCATAACCCAGGAGGAATAG
- a CDS encoding helix-turn-helix domain-containing protein, translating into MELDWKRLGKALKAARMAPGVDLTQEEMAEDLGLGRSVIQLIEGGNEYKKPTPSIRAYAARVGWAEGSIETVLAGGQPSLVGEEGSRRAPRPEVADPAVDAGLPVRIVHELKGRGELLDTAVIPLGDGGSMVVVVKGKPGASPEEIARNLEAWREAHGQLLELDYRKAAERDERRDA; encoded by the coding sequence ATGGAGCTTGACTGGAAGCGGCTTGGAAAGGCACTCAAGGCCGCACGTATGGCGCCCGGTGTCGACCTCACGCAAGAGGAGATGGCGGAAGATCTTGGCCTGGGGCGGTCCGTCATCCAGCTCATCGAGGGCGGCAACGAGTACAAGAAGCCCACTCCGTCGATCCGGGCCTATGCGGCACGCGTAGGTTGGGCAGAGGGCTCCATCGAGACTGTCCTGGCCGGCGGGCAGCCCTCCCTCGTGGGTGAGGAAGGCTCCAGGCGTGCGCCTCGGCCCGAGGTGGCGGACCCCGCCGTGGATGCGGGCCTGCCTGTTCGCATCGTGCACGAGCTGAAGGGGCGCGGCGAGCTGCTGGACACGGCCGTCATCCCGCTTGGCGACGGCGGCAGCATGGTCGTCGTGGTCAAGGGCAAGCCCGGCGCCTCTCCGGAGGAGATTGCCCGCAACCTGGAAGCCTGGCGCGAAGCCCACGGGCAGCTGCTGGAGCTCGACTACCGCAAGGCGGCGGAGCGTGACGAGCGACGCGATGCATAG
- a CDS encoding phosphatidate cytidylyltransferase, translating into MTTVPGLVPYLGGALALGGLAVAATRRRELMVRWCAWALGVPVVTGAFWLGPPGIAVLAAVVGVIAVAEFGGLLRLGPLDRAVLGAAVVGLVLTAWLAPGEVPRVAAIGALAIAGVPLLSGDAEHGLRRLGAGLLGLVWLGALAGLVTAGAVGLVLFVAVSVADVVAYAAGRRFGGPRLSPLSPAKRWSGTLAGAAAGVLSLAVLSSLSWQTAVAVAIGGPLGDLLESMVKRGARAKDAGHWLPGSGGLLDRIDSLVVALALFLLLS; encoded by the coding sequence ATGACGACGGTCCCCGGCCTCGTGCCGTACCTCGGCGGGGCCCTAGCGCTCGGCGGACTCGCGGTGGCGGCGACCCGGCGGCGTGAGCTGATGGTCCGCTGGTGCGCGTGGGCGCTCGGCGTACCGGTGGTGACGGGCGCGTTCTGGCTCGGGCCGCCGGGGATCGCGGTGCTCGCGGCCGTGGTCGGGGTGATCGCGGTGGCGGAGTTCGGCGGGCTGCTGCGGCTGGGCCCGCTGGACCGGGCGGTGCTCGGCGCGGCGGTCGTCGGGCTCGTCCTGACCGCTTGGCTGGCCCCCGGGGAGGTGCCGCGGGTCGCCGCGATCGGGGCGCTCGCGATCGCCGGGGTACCCCTGCTGTCGGGCGACGCCGAGCACGGGCTGCGCCGCCTGGGGGCGGGCCTCCTCGGTCTGGTGTGGCTGGGCGCCCTGGCCGGTCTGGTCACGGCGGGGGCGGTGGGGCTCGTCCTGTTCGTGGCCGTGTCGGTCGCCGACGTCGTCGCGTACGCGGCCGGCCGCCGCTTCGGCGGCCCGCGGCTCTCCCCGCTGTCACCCGCCAAACGCTGGAGCGGCACGCTGGCCGGCGCCGCGGCCGGCGTCCTGTCGCTCGCCGTGCTGTCGTCCCTGTCCTGGCAGACGGCGGTGGCCGTGGCGATCGGCGGCCCGCTCGGGGACCTGCTGGAGTCGATGGTCAAGCGGGGCGCCCGGGCGAAGGACGCGGGCCACTGGCTCCCCGGCTCGGGCGGCCTGCTGGACCGCATCGACTCGCTCGTGGTGGCGCTGGCCCTCTTCCTGCTCCTGTCCTGA
- a CDS encoding histidinol-phosphate aminotransferase family protein produces MDHTHAVQLRTATPGDFDWIHELRHRVYAEELGQHPAHPSGRLSDGLDGDNVYLVAARGETRIGFVSLTPPWVGRYALDKYLTREELPVLSEKEPFEIRVLTVEERWRSTTAAPLLMYAALRWVAARGGRDVVAMGRTELLDMYLAAGLRPVGRTVRSGAVSFEVLSGSVAELARTVRERHGRTLERLRAGLDWRVDTEFAPRADGCEHGGAFFSAIGTDFRTLERRHEVVAADVLDAWFPPSPRVRAVLAEDPGWSARTSPPTGAEGLVAEIAAARGLPVDSLVVGAGSSDLIFRAFGRWLTPGSRVLLLDPGYGEYAHVTERVIGCRVDRLRLRPEDGWRLDPARLAAATADGRYDLVVVVNPNNPTGRHTPADALRSVIEASPARTRWWIDEAYLGYVDPTESLAGLASADPRVVVCTSLSKMYALSGMRAAYLVADPATAGELRRWTPPWPVSLPAQLAAVTALRDPGYYAERWARTAELRRGLATGLAELDGFEAVDEGVANYLGVVLPRGGPSAAELVRACRGHGVYLRDLSPMSPSYEGRTVRVAVRDTAENARIVAACRSALEALRARDTAPASAAADRSSR; encoded by the coding sequence ATGGACCACACCCACGCCGTACAGCTGCGCACCGCCACGCCCGGTGACTTCGACTGGATCCACGAGCTGCGGCACCGGGTGTACGCGGAGGAGCTGGGCCAGCATCCGGCGCATCCGTCCGGGCGGCTGAGCGACGGGCTCGACGGGGACAACGTGTACCTCGTGGCCGCGCGGGGGGAGACGCGGATCGGCTTCGTCAGCCTCACCCCGCCGTGGGTCGGCCGCTACGCGCTGGACAAGTACCTGACGCGCGAGGAGCTGCCGGTCCTGTCGGAGAAGGAGCCGTTCGAGATCCGCGTCCTGACCGTGGAGGAGCGCTGGCGCTCCACCACGGCGGCGCCGCTCCTCATGTACGCGGCGCTGCGCTGGGTCGCGGCGCGGGGCGGCCGCGACGTCGTGGCGATGGGACGCACGGAGCTGCTGGACATGTACCTCGCCGCCGGTTTGCGGCCGGTGGGGCGGACGGTCCGCTCGGGGGCGGTCTCGTTCGAGGTGCTGAGCGGTTCCGTGGCCGAGCTGGCCAGGACGGTCCGGGAGCGCCACGGCCGGACCCTGGAGCGGCTGCGCGCGGGCCTCGACTGGCGCGTGGACACGGAGTTCGCGCCGCGCGCGGACGGCTGCGAGCACGGCGGCGCCTTCTTCTCCGCGATCGGTACGGACTTCCGGACGCTGGAACGCCGTCACGAGGTGGTCGCGGCGGACGTGCTGGACGCCTGGTTCCCGCCGTCCCCGCGGGTCCGCGCGGTACTCGCGGAGGACCCGGGGTGGTCGGCGCGGACCTCGCCGCCGACGGGTGCGGAAGGGCTCGTCGCGGAGATCGCCGCGGCCCGCGGGCTGCCGGTGGACTCGCTGGTCGTCGGGGCGGGTTCGTCCGACCTGATCTTCCGCGCGTTCGGCCGGTGGCTGACCCCGGGAAGCCGGGTCCTGCTCCTGGACCCGGGCTACGGCGAGTACGCCCATGTCACCGAGCGGGTCATCGGCTGCCGGGTGGACCGGCTGCGGCTGCGCCCGGAGGACGGCTGGCGGCTCGATCCGGCCCGGCTCGCCGCCGCGACCGCCGACGGGCGGTACGACCTCGTGGTGGTGGTCAACCCGAACAACCCGACCGGCCGCCACACCCCCGCCGACGCGCTGCGCTCGGTGATCGAGGCCTCTCCCGCGCGGACCCGGTGGTGGATCGACGAGGCGTACCTGGGCTATGTCGACCCCACGGAGTCGCTGGCCGGCCTCGCCTCGGCCGATCCCCGGGTCGTGGTGTGCACGTCGCTCTCGAAGATGTACGCGCTGTCGGGCATGCGGGCCGCGTATCTGGTGGCCGACCCGGCCACCGCCGGGGAGCTGCGCCGCTGGACGCCACCGTGGCCGGTGAGCCTGCCGGCCCAGCTGGCCGCGGTGACGGCGCTGCGCGACCCCGGGTACTACGCGGAGCGCTGGGCGCGGACCGCGGAGCTGCGGCGGGGGCTCGCCACCGGCCTCGCCGAGCTGGACGGATTCGAGGCGGTCGACGAGGGGGTGGCGAACTACCTCGGCGTGGTCCTGCCGCGGGGCGGCCCGAGCGCGGCCGAGCTGGTGCGCGCGTGCCGGGGCCACGGCGTCTACTTGCGGGACCTGTCGCCGATGTCCCCGTCGTACGAGGGGCGGACCGTCCGCGTCGCCGTCCGCGACACGGCCGAGAACGCACGGATCGTGGCGGCGTGCCGGAGCGCCCTGGAGGCGCTGCGGGCGCGGGACACGGCCCCGGCGAGTGCGGCGGCCGACCGGTCCTCCCGATGA
- a CDS encoding DUF664 domain-containing protein, which translates to MSDRPDRWTRADVYPDMWVDPDDDPRNTEKAGPEGERATLLEFLADYRLTLLMKCQDLDAGQLARRSVPPSTMSLLGLVRHLAEVERDWRNWIVDGEPLPKLYGRRNGDFDGAVADQAVVDAAYADLAREQAATDAALAARPDLGERVGEDGSSVRELMVHRIEEYARHCGHADLLRECVDGRVGQ; encoded by the coding sequence ATGAGTGACCGACCCGATCGCTGGACCCGTGCCGACGTCTACCCCGACATGTGGGTCGACCCCGATGACGACCCCCGCAACACCGAGAAGGCCGGCCCCGAGGGCGAGCGCGCCACGCTGCTCGAGTTCCTCGCGGACTACCGGCTCACCCTGTTGATGAAGTGTCAGGACCTGGACGCCGGGCAGCTCGCCCGGCGTTCCGTGCCCCCGTCGACGATGTCGCTGCTCGGGCTGGTCCGGCACCTCGCCGAGGTCGAGCGCGACTGGCGGAACTGGATCGTCGACGGCGAGCCGCTGCCGAAGCTGTACGGCCGGCGGAACGGGGACTTCGACGGGGCCGTCGCCGATCAGGCGGTGGTCGACGCCGCCTACGCCGATCTCGCCCGCGAGCAGGCCGCGACCGATGCCGCGCTCGCCGCCCGTCCGGATCTCGGCGAGCGCGTGGGCGAGGACGGCTCCTCGGTCCGGGAGCTGATGGTGCACCGGATCGAGGAGTACGCCCGGCACTGCGGCCACGCCGACCTGCTGCGCGAGTGCGTCGACGGGCGGGTGGGGCAGTGA
- the sigJ gene encoding RNA polymerase sigma factor SigJ, giving the protein MLLGERRRLTDLAYRLLGSLAEAEDAVQETYARWYAMPQERREAVRAPGAWLTTVAGRVCLDLLGSARARRERYVGAWLPEPLPDRTEGDGRPSELADPADRVTLDESVHMAFLVVLESMTPAERVAFVLHDVFAYPFGEVAEIVGRTPAACRQLASSARRRVGAAKAPAGPAAAGQAGVVRDFKAAWEAKDIEALVGLLDPEAVMTADGGGLVGTVLRPVEGGGRIADYLLFIAGKAPGLRLLERSVNGRPGLVAQAGGVTVTVAAFDLTDDGRVGRIWVVRNPEKLRPWTGE; this is encoded by the coding sequence CTGCTGCTCGGGGAGCGGCGGCGGCTCACCGATCTCGCCTACCGGCTGCTCGGGTCGCTCGCCGAGGCCGAGGACGCCGTCCAGGAGACGTACGCCCGCTGGTACGCGATGCCGCAGGAGCGGCGGGAGGCGGTGCGGGCGCCGGGGGCCTGGCTGACCACCGTCGCCGGGCGGGTCTGCCTCGACCTGCTCGGCTCGGCGCGCGCCCGGCGCGAGCGGTACGTCGGCGCCTGGCTGCCGGAGCCGCTGCCCGACCGCACGGAGGGGGACGGCCGTCCCTCCGAGCTCGCCGACCCCGCGGACCGGGTCACCCTGGACGAGTCGGTGCACATGGCCTTCCTCGTCGTCCTGGAGTCGATGACGCCGGCCGAGCGGGTCGCCTTCGTCCTGCACGACGTCTTCGCGTACCCCTTCGGCGAGGTGGCCGAGATCGTCGGGCGGACGCCGGCGGCCTGCCGCCAGCTGGCCTCCTCGGCCCGTCGGCGGGTGGGCGCCGCCAAGGCTCCCGCCGGGCCCGCGGCGGCCGGGCAGGCCGGTGTCGTTCGGGACTTCAAGGCGGCGTGGGAGGCCAAGGACATCGAGGCCCTGGTCGGGCTGCTCGATCCCGAGGCCGTCATGACCGCCGACGGCGGCGGCCTCGTCGGCACCGTGCTGCGGCCGGTCGAGGGTGGCGGGCGCATCGCCGACTACCTGCTCTTCATCGCGGGCAAGGCGCCCGGGCTGCGGCTCCTGGAACGGTCGGTCAACGGCCGGCCGGGCCTGGTCGCCCAGGCCGGCGGGGTCACGGTCACCGTCGCCGCGTTCGACCTCACCGACGACGGCCGGGTCGGCCGCATCTGGGTGGTCCGCAACCCGGAGAAGCTACGCCCCTGGACGGGGGAGTGA
- a CDS encoding DUF4231 domain-containing protein: MEQVGDAPEVGAQSGEMTPRTYVETRLAQYQEWYDLKATKMKAMHLRMRTVSVVGGALVPVLVNLDLGFARIAATVLSLVVVASVSLESVYRYREQWKNYRSTEQLLGHERVYFAARVGPYDRLSDRDSFTTLVARVEKAIASENSATLNVMTLGGQVSSELQQYGLPPQREESPSGPSVPDRSDGQAGPKGPAVST, encoded by the coding sequence ATGGAACAGGTGGGGGACGCGCCCGAAGTCGGGGCGCAGAGCGGTGAGATGACGCCGCGGACGTACGTGGAGACCCGGCTCGCGCAGTACCAGGAGTGGTACGACCTCAAGGCCACGAAGATGAAGGCGATGCATCTGCGGATGCGTACCGTCTCGGTGGTCGGGGGCGCGCTCGTGCCCGTCCTCGTCAACCTCGACCTGGGGTTCGCGCGGATCGCCGCGACCGTGCTCAGCCTGGTCGTGGTGGCGTCCGTGTCACTGGAGAGCGTCTACCGCTACCGGGAGCAGTGGAAGAACTACCGGTCGACCGAGCAGCTCCTCGGGCACGAGCGGGTCTACTTCGCCGCGCGCGTCGGGCCGTACGACCGGCTCTCGGACCGGGACTCGTTCACGACGCTGGTCGCCCGGGTGGAGAAGGCGATCGCCAGCGAGAACTCGGCGACGCTGAACGTCATGACGCTCGGCGGGCAGGTCAGCAGCGAGTTGCAGCAGTACGGGCTCCCCCCGCAGCGCGAGGAGAGCCCGTCGGGCCCGTCGGTCCCGGACCGGTCGGACGGCCAGGCCGGGCCGAAGGGTCCCGCCGTCAGCACATGA
- a CDS encoding lamin tail domain-containing protein, with amino-acid sequence MLRTRTVVAAAAAAAAGLLLLPSPAQAAGSVHLYKIYYDSPGSDTRSTASLNAEWVQIRNTTGAAVNLRGWTLTDASNHKYTFGNFTLGKGKTVTVRTGRGTNTAANLYQGRGAYVWNNDRDTATLRKANGARIDTCSYNSTRVDSVMC; translated from the coding sequence ATGCTCCGTACGCGCACCGTCGTGGCCGCCGCCGCGGCCGCCGCAGCCGGCCTGCTCCTGCTGCCCTCCCCCGCCCAGGCGGCCGGTTCCGTCCACCTGTACAAGATCTACTACGACAGCCCGGGCTCGGACACCCGCAGCACCGCCAGCCTCAACGCCGAGTGGGTGCAGATACGCAACACCACCGGCGCGGCGGTCAACCTGCGCGGCTGGACGCTGACGGACGCGTCGAACCACAAGTACACCTTCGGCAACTTCACCCTCGGCAAGGGCAAGACGGTCACCGTCCGCACCGGCCGGGGCACCAACACGGCCGCGAACCTCTACCAGGGCCGCGGCGCGTACGTCTGGAACAACGACCGCGACACGGCCACGCTGCGCAAGGCGAACGGCGCGAGGATCGACACCTGCTCGTACAACTCGACCCGGGTCGACTCCGTCATGTGCTGA
- a CDS encoding MBL fold metallo-hydrolase: MGSSLRITVLGSATPYPRPGNACSGYLLESGGGDEHGGRPVRVWVDAGSGTLGELQRYVGLGGLDAVWISHLHADHCADLLTAFYGLRHADVERPAPLPLFGPPGIADRLAGFLTNGPARSPVESAFAVEELYDGHAVRIGGIRLLSRAVEHGGLPAFGLRAEGTDGAGGVDGGGGADGAGGVDGAGGAVLAYSGDSGPCAALTELARESDLFLCEADGEGPGHLSPEQAGRAAAEAGAARLLVTHVGPAITPGAATARAAAVFPGPVSYAEPGLGLDVTRRSRTPGRTTPSPASSR, encoded by the coding sequence ATGGGCAGCTCCCTCCGCATCACCGTGCTCGGCTCCGCCACTCCCTACCCGCGGCCCGGCAACGCCTGCTCCGGGTACCTGCTGGAGTCGGGCGGCGGCGACGAGCACGGAGGCCGTCCCGTCCGCGTCTGGGTCGACGCGGGCAGCGGGACGCTGGGGGAGCTCCAGCGGTACGTGGGGCTGGGCGGACTCGACGCCGTCTGGATCTCGCACCTGCACGCCGACCACTGCGCCGATCTGCTCACCGCCTTCTACGGGCTCCGCCACGCCGACGTCGAACGGCCCGCGCCGCTGCCGCTCTTCGGGCCGCCCGGCATCGCCGACCGGCTGGCCGGGTTCCTCACCAACGGACCCGCCCGCAGCCCCGTCGAGAGCGCCTTCGCCGTCGAGGAGCTGTACGACGGGCACGCCGTACGGATCGGCGGGATCCGGCTCCTGTCCCGCGCCGTCGAGCACGGCGGGCTGCCGGCCTTCGGCCTGCGGGCGGAGGGCACCGACGGCGCGGGTGGAGTCGACGGCGGGGGCGGAGCCGACGGTGCGGGTGGAGTCGACGGCGCGGGCGGCGCCGTCCTCGCGTACTCCGGGGACAGCGGGCCCTGTGCCGCGCTCACCGAACTCGCCCGCGAAAGCGACCTGTTCCTCTGCGAGGCGGACGGCGAGGGGCCCGGCCACCTCTCCCCGGAGCAGGCCGGCCGGGCCGCCGCCGAGGCGGGTGCCGCGCGGCTGCTCGTGACGCATGTCGGGCCCGCGATCACTCCCGGGGCGGCGACCGCGCGGGCGGCCGCCGTGTTCCCCGGCCCGGTCTCGTACGCGGAGCCCGGGCTGGGCCTCGACGTCACGCGTCGAAGTCGTACTCCAGGACGTACGACGCCGAGTCCAGCGTCATCTCGTTGA
- a CDS encoding GntR family transcriptional regulator, giving the protein MTDQDSGRRPKYQRIADELRTAIQSGDFAPGDRLPGENDLMSTYDVARMTARQALSVLRNEGLAEARKGAGVFVRTFRPLRRRGIPRLAHAHWGAGRSVWSADIEDRSLLVDQIEVRAAAPAGARVARVLDLASPDAAVCVRSRRFVLDEKPVLFSVSYLPAALAEGTAIAEPDTGPGGTYARLTELGHRPVHFREEIRCRMPTAEESARLSLEFGTPVILISRTALTEAGVPVELNEMTLDSASYVLEYDFDA; this is encoded by the coding sequence ATGACTGACCAGGACAGCGGTCGTCGGCCCAAGTACCAGCGCATCGCCGATGAGTTGAGAACCGCGATCCAGTCGGGTGACTTCGCGCCGGGCGACCGCCTCCCCGGCGAGAACGATCTGATGTCCACCTACGACGTGGCCCGGATGACCGCCCGCCAGGCCCTGTCCGTCCTGCGGAACGAGGGCCTCGCCGAGGCCCGCAAGGGAGCCGGGGTCTTCGTCCGCACGTTCCGGCCGCTGCGCCGCCGCGGCATCCCGCGGCTCGCCCACGCCCACTGGGGAGCGGGCCGCTCGGTCTGGTCGGCGGACATCGAGGACCGGTCCCTCCTCGTGGACCAGATCGAGGTCCGGGCCGCGGCACCGGCCGGGGCGCGGGTGGCCCGGGTGCTCGACCTGGCCTCGCCCGACGCGGCGGTCTGCGTGCGCAGCAGGCGCTTCGTGCTGGACGAGAAGCCGGTGCTGTTCTCCGTCTCGTACCTCCCGGCGGCCCTCGCCGAGGGCACCGCGATCGCGGAACCGGACACCGGCCCCGGCGGCACCTACGCCCGGCTGACCGAACTGGGCCACCGGCCGGTGCACTTCCGCGAGGAGATCCGCTGCCGGATGCCGACGGCCGAGGAATCGGCGCGCCTGTCGCTGGAGTTCGGCACCCCGGTGATCCTGATCAGCCGGACCGCCCTCACCGAGGCGGGAGTTCCGGTCGAGCTCAACGAGATGACGCTGGACTCGGCGTCGTACGTCCTGGAGTACGACTTCGACGCGTGA